The DNA region AGCAGGGACAGCCTACAAGATGACTCTTAATGCTTTTTACAAAAGTTCCATCTGGTTTGTAAACGTTCAAAGCTTTGTTTCCCTCGTCACAAACTATCAAATTTCCAAAAACATCAACAGCGAGTCCACGAGGCTTACTCAATTGACCTTCACCTCCATTCCCAATATCATATAGAAAATCCCCGTCattgttaaatgttttaacaCAACCAGCTGTGGGGTAAGACACGAAGAACATGTCTTGGAAACAAACAGCTTCCCACGGGGAGTTATCACAGTCTAGAGCACTGAAGGACTGTAGCATTTCTGTCCCGTCAGGGGAGAGAACCTTGACTGACTTGTCACCTGTATCGCACACTATCATACAGCCATCTAACGCAATAGTCAGTGAAAAAGGAGAATTGAGAGTTTTGTTGTTGATGCACCCTGTAAATTCACCActaattgtaaaacaaattacaCTTCCAGAGGCAACGACAATGACGTCACCAGAATGGGTAAATGCAAGTGaggtaatattttttagtttaatCGCTGCTGGTCCATTCTGACCGAGTTCTGTAAGATATTCCAAATTCCTACTGAAAAGTTGCACCCTTTGTTTCTTTCGATCTGCCAAAGCCAAATTCTCTGTCCTCTTGTCTATTGCAACAGCGCAGGGTTCTTCGAATCGAGCTGTTCCAAATAATTTAAAGGAAGAATACTCATATGGACTCGCTCGTAAAGTCCACGGACTACCTGAAAGCGGTTGACTGTTAATTAATACTGTCACTTTATGTTCTCCATCGCAGAGTGGTCTGTAATGATAGGTATATGTCCCTTGGCAATAACTCATATACTTCAGGTCAAGGTCCATCCCCGTCGGAGTCTGAACTGTCACCTTGATCTCATCGATCTCCTGGTAGTAACATTCCCAGCCACGTGAATCACACGTTACAATGTCAAAGGGTGTGTATTTTCCAGCTCTAAATTTTCTCTCATAATGCCATCTTAAAATTGACCGTGAAGGATCAGTTTTAGTGACAAGAACTTCACCCGGAGCTTTACCTGTCAAATTCTCAATATAGTCTTTATCTGCCCCATAGCATAGGTGACATGGCCGATAAATGTCTAGTTTTAATGCTGTTAGAACACCTTTAGACCTCTCAATTTCAGCCTGTTGTGCTTGCACAGTTTCAACGCAAACGTTTTTGTGTAGAATTTCCTCGCAATTTCGCACAGAGCCTTTTAATTCACGTACAGAGGCTTGCAATTGCTCCAGTTGTGTCAAATAATCTCTTTGTTGGGCTTTTTCAATAAGGTCTAACTCGGTCAGGATGCTTCTTTCGTGCTCCTTTAATACACGAATGAGTTCTTCAACCGTCGTCCCAACATCCTTACGAGCTTTAGCGATTTTTTCCTTACATACTGTAAATagttctgttgttgttttaatttccacCTCAAGGTCAACAATTTGCATTTTCACTTGTTCTACAGTCTCTTCCAACTTCAGTTTCTCTTCCTCAGTAGCCTGTTGGAGGTTAACTTTGGTGTGATGTATGTGACGAGTCTCTCCACACCTGTCACAAATGGAAACTTTACAGTTGTTACAGTAGCCATCCAGAGGTTCGGTCTCATGGCCTTTTTCTTTACACATTGCTGAGTCTTCCGACAGCTCTTCCAGTACAGTGGATTTGCCTtaagaaaaagcaaatgaaaatttgaagtGAAAGTTAAGAAGTATTCAGCGCGTAATGGAATGTTCTCGTCTTGTCCCATTTCagaaagatattgaaaaaagatCTCACCAAGGATGTGCAGTTGTATTTCCTTTCATTCTAAAGCATTGCGAGTGCAAATGAATCGGcacgaaaaaaaactttggaattAATTGTACGTGTTAAAGAAACTATAATAGCCATCAAACTGACTGAGGTCAAACAACGCAAATGTTAACATTTGTACTTGAGGAAGAGGTCAGCATCTTGAATGGTCTTGCGCATGCCTTGTTGGGATAAAGAGGGCGCATTCATCTACCTAGTAAAACTATACTGCTTAACTTTTCCTTCTCGAATGAAAACCTGATGAGCAAAAGGGTTCAGACTGATGTTTAAACACACCTATAAGCCAGACGTTTATCTCACAATTACAATGATATTGTGAACGTAACATATACTAAGTACCTACTTGTACATAAAGGGGAACTTAAAGTAACTGATACCCCCATTCACATaagcaaaacatttcaaatttaacCGAATTTGACTGAGTGAAATCAGGAACAGAGAActaaaaaagttcattttccaTATAGATTTCAAGTTGTAATTAACTGGCTTCAGTATATTTTCAATGTTCTACattggaagaaaaaatgaagaaaaaaatcaaaaccgtgtttaacaatacagttttaaaacatgcttaagttttgaaagaaagaaagaaagaaagtagtAAAATCAAAGCCTCCCTAACCTTCGATGGCAAATTCCTTCCTTTGAGGCAAACTTGATGTTTTCAAATCATCCAGCTTTTTGATGACTTCATCTAATTTAGCTTTAACGTTTTCTTCATCCTTCTTCCATTGGCTGAGAAGTTCCTTGCAGTGTTCTTCAACCTCAGGGTCCATACACTCAGTTTCAAGATTGTCAATGTCTACTTTGTACTTTGCACCCCCAATTCTCACCAGAGTGTTACGGATGTCACCCCAGTATGTGTTGAACGTTGCATCATCTATTGAAGCGCACTCAGCATGACCGTATACAGTGTTTCTGTAATATTTAACGCGGGCGATATCAGCTGCATGGCTTACGTCTGTAACAGCAGGAAGCGTATCCCAGCCTGTTGTAGGAGGATGTAGACTGCATACGTTTCGCAACAGAACCATTAAAAGTGTGATGTCAAAATTGGCCGATGAAACTGAAGAAGGGATGGCTGGAAAGAGCATTCCCCATTGGGTCGCGTTTattacctttctttttctcagaGATTGTAACATGGTTTTATTGGCTGTCAAAATTGTGTGAAGATTGGCTGGTGGATGGATGGCATCAAATGTGTCCCTAAGGGCCTGGGTACCCACATCAACCAGCAGACGACATAGGCGAGCGTAGTTAGTTGTCTCCTTGCTCGAGGAACCTGTTGGTGCTGCGGTAGCCATGGCAAACCTAGGGCagaaaaagaatatttcaaCGCTTAGGATTGCTGGACAAGACCCTTTTTAAAACGAGATACTTTAGCAAAAACTGCTTCGTGCGTTCATAGTGAGCTTTAGAGCTTGCAGCCCAGAAGCAATATGTGACGTCTTTGACgcaggaaaatggaaaacaagATTTCCTTATTGCACTACCTCCAAGTTCAAGCTTttcaagtgaaacaaaaaaatattcttttaaaatactTCGAAGATGATAACGCTTGGTTCGTTTGATACGATCAACGTTCATTGCTGAGCGTTTCAAGTAAATTGCACTTAGAGCGTTCAAAGATTTCTAGCACTTCGTTGAGaagataataataacaacaataaaaaaaataataagcaGTTAGTGGATATGCTGtagcatgatatcatgaattatcaaaaccgAGGTCTGAGTCATCTGCCGAAACAGAAGGCCGAGGCAAATAACACAGAcacgaggtttgataattcagGATATCATGCAAAAATTGAATTCAATAAGTGCTTTATTATAACCTTTTTAAACAATCGCAAAAGAGGACACCTCTCTGAGTTTGCGAAAATTTGAGAACACCACACCGatgaggggcttggaaactaggttTTTGAATATGATTACCCAATATCTGCCGCagatatatatgttatttgccggctgggaggtccgtatggtgaaaaactgtgaccgaggtcttgaaaatgctgtcACCGTTGCctgtgggcagagataggaaaatactgaccgggtaaagaaccaatcaaattgcaggattCGTcaccgtgccctctgagaaaaaaaataaattgggttattgttttgaaattgccGGGAAATCGTTAAGTTTTTATTGCACATTTATCCTTAATCTAACCTCTCGTTTGAAACCGTTCAGCACCTCGGAATATTTCCACTTAAAGGAGctatttgttttgatgttttgttgTACAATGATAGCTGAGAACATTAATAGTTAAACTTTCTCTCATGCGAGGAAGTTCCTTCGGTTTCTCACTCAAGCATTCCGCCAAAATTATCAATCTATAGCTTATATAGCAGCTCTTTCGGTATATTTTGCTAAATAGAAGTTAAAAATGCCCAAGACAATGATCACTGCAATTTATTTGGTCACAAACTGGTACCGAgtggaaactaaaaaaattggtTAATAAATGTTTCAACTGATGAATTTCAAATATCTAAAAACAACTGTCTGTTTATCAGTACCGGCCTCGTGTAGAAAGTTCGTTCAGTTCATTTTTTGTGTCAAAGTCCATTGAATAATACGGGGGTATTGGAAACAGATTTATTTCGCAGTAAAATGAGGTTTTTTACCTCAGTCAGTGTCCGCCTCACGCATTGTAACTGTTCAACATGAGGTCTCCCTAATACAGTTCACACTATAAGATATTAGATTTGGAGcattatgattattatgattTCTCAGTCTATCCCAGCCAAAATCTCCATAACGTACTGAAGTGTGAAACCGAACGATTGGTAATTTAACATACTTTGATTAGCCAGAGAAATAGATCAATCGAGTATAGAGTCAGTTGTCTGTTGAATATGGTCAGACAGTAAAATAAAGGTCTATCAAACGTTATGCCACTGTCAGATTGCATATTAAATCACTCAAATTTCATCAGATTCGAGGAAAAAATCACGAAGtcctgaaaacaaaatcaatcccGATGTAATTCGATTGTGCCCGACTTGTTTGACTACTGATGATGCGGTTGCATGAGCTCTGTCATTTTCGATTATCGGACATAAAACCCCCGAGACCTCTTACGGAATGGAAACTTACGAGTTTCCTTTTCGGTTGGTTATATTATGGTTTGAATAAGCCGATGACAATGTATTTTGTAACTGAATCGTTATTGGACATTAGACTTGATATGATTCAAGTGTTCGTTCACCGTGGAAGCGTCTTAGGTGAGTGCAAAGGCGGAATTCATGCGTATTCATGTCAAAATTGGACGTAGTGGAAGCTGTAAGGGTAATTCAGACGTTATCAGGTCATACAAGCTAAAAGAAATGTATTTGTCAGACTACACCGTCCTCCTCACTCGCAGATTATGTGGCTTATTTTGTTTCTACCCTCCTTCCTCAAACCTAGTCATATTTAATTCAACTCGAATAATCTAAAAGCTAATTATTACTGAGGCGAATCAGCTCTTGCAAATACCGCTTTTAGGTAACGATGAGGAGTAGTTCATGGTATTAATCTTAGCGGTTTGTTAACAATTGGGTCATTTTGGTATACCAGCTGCATGATTTTTGGGTTATGGAGACCATCGTAAACGCGACATTGTAACAGTTCGCTTAAAGTTGACGAATTGAATTTGAATCCCGTAAAATTACCAAAATCATTGAAAAGAAACGAAACTTTGAGCACGAGATCGTAAGGTTTGATATGAAACTTTTAGTATTCAGTTATGCGTTGTCATGTTGTTATTCATATGTAGTTGATCAAACTTAAGCAAGATTTTAAACGGGAACGAAACTTTTGATTAGCGGATACTGTGAAGATTGTGAGGTTGAAAAAAGATAACCGATctataaataaatgtataattGGACACACAAACATACCTGGAGGGGACCGCTACCTGCTCCCTCTGAGTAAATCCACAACAATCTTTTTCAGCCCTTCCGTTTTTTCTCAGATTAACCTTAAAGGAACACTCTTCCCTACTAACTCTTCTTGCTGAAGTAAAGCCCTCTCGGCGCTGTTTGTTTCCTATACCCCCGATCGAGTCTCTCCCAAGATGTCCGCGTATCAGGAGGGAAACCTGGGGCGAGGTAAAGTTTGAGCACTTCCGTTGCCTTAATACTATGACCAATGTAGAGCTTGAAGGCTTGGTgtatttgtgtttctttgacGACGGATCTTGGTTTCAGGTAGAGTTTGGTTTCAATTCTTTCTATTCTGTGTTGCGTAGTTACTAGTAAATGGTTGCATGTACACTAATGACCTTAATGGTTCAGGTCAGAGCCCATTGGATCTTTTCAAGATTGACGAAACAATATAAGTTTTATGTACATGTCCCTCTGTAATTCCCCGTTCCTCGATGAGTAGCGTGAATTTGGATCTCGATAGCCACTGCACTTGCTATTTGAATGAGAGATTGTAGGTTATCTTCTTCTCTCAATATTACACTGAAGACTGACGACTCCAACTCTCTAAAttaaccctcccctcccccatggAGCAACGAGGCAGTTCCATGCTTAGTAATAATAGCCTTTATTTGGCATaaaaatatgcacggatatttgtctGCCAATGTTATCGGTTCTGAGATGTGTGCTTTGAGAAACAGAGAGtgtaaaaagacaaaattaatacACAAGCATATTTCTGTGCCAAATGTAGGctcttcttttccttcaaatatttttgaagcacatgggaaaaatgtttatgaacaaCTAACTGTTTTCTGCATGGGATGTTAATCTTTTTAGTGTTTTGTGGTATGACttcatgaacaaacaaacacatcCCATCTTCTGTAACAGTAGCTAAATGCTCTTTCATCTTgagttaaatttaaaaacacaAGATGCTTTATCATAAGAGATGTTTAGTTTGAAAATTGGGGTGTATCCTTGGATATTTCCCAGTTTTAGCTGGGTTATGTTCAATCACATTATGCATTAGACTAATTGTGTGCaaggaaaaacatttgatgGATTATGAGTTTGTCTATTAGTCATAGTAGAACTTCTCTAAGTGGTAGATTAAAAAGTAACCTGtattaaaattttgaagcaGCCCATTTAGCTGTATGATATAAGGGAGGTTGAATCAGTTATGGGATATGAAACTTTACCATTGTTGGGGTGCACTGACAGTGTTACTTTGTAAACATGACATAAATGTGTATCTTTTCAGTGATAATGATTGCAATTTTGAATGTGTATTGCACTTGTAAGAGTAAATGTCATCTGTATTAGGTCATCTGAAAACTTTAGTAAGGTTAATAGGCTTTGTGGTTAggaatgagttttttttttaaatttttgctcaaATTTCAAGAATAGCTACAATCAGTCTATAGTGTTATGGTGTATCGTAAACCTGTGCTGATTTTGCTGATCTCAGGGTACACTGCTAACCAGGGataaaaaacagtatggagTTATGGGTGAAGGTAAgcaattaaaaattaagaaatcatGAAGCCCTGAGCAAGTTGTCCTATAAAAGATTTTACCCAATACAGAAGTACCAGTTTTATAAAATCACTAGGTCAAATGTTTACCAATATCATTTTCATCCTCTTTTTTGTCCAGCATGGTACATTGAAGGCCTTTACATTTATCCAGCATTTTCTTTTTGGTCCTGTGCTGTGCCTACAGGCCTGACTTTGTGACAGATAAACTAAAGATAGCCCACTCTTTACGGTCCTTGGAAGCTTTTGTTTAAATGAGGCCATTACACATTATAAGTTAGACAGCTTAGGAATTTCTAAACCTTTTAGCCTGAAATCAGGACCATAATAACTATGTAACATAGCAACTTAAattatggtgtttttttttcagctaatgACATAGAAACCACCATGCAACACTCAAACTTCACCATTCAAGCTTTGATAGACAtgaacttcaaaaatttttgaaattttatcgaGACTATAATTCTCAATAGTTTAAGaagttattgatttttttgaCAAAGTGGAGGGTTTAAGTGAATTCAGTGCCAAGCACTTCATTTGATATTCACCAATTAATATCCAATTCATGTTCATGCAAATAGCAGTTATTAGCTGCCGTTATTTCTGCTATAATTCTCTCAGGCTGCAGGTATTTGTCACTCCCACTTTGTGAGAGCAACATATAATTTCTCAGCCTGTCAGGCTGTTGATGTGGTTAGCTTATGAAATTATGATGAAGCAATCttcattttatatttgtttttatatcaatgtattttacttttatttatttgatatgCAATGAAATTAATTCTCAACAGCTTGTGGCCCACCAGAGGAAGGGTTTGCTGAATGCTGTTTTGAAGAAGAACCATTATTTTACATGATTACCATTATTGACCAACAAGATGATGAAGAAATGGTGCGTCAGAATTAATTGCTTTCACATATCATCCTGTTAAAATCAGTGGTAGGGATTTTTTGGAAGAACAACTACATTGAGAAAAGTGTTATACAATATTCAAGTGTTACTGGTCCAGTCATCAGTGCTAAACTCTGGAGCAAAAGTGCCAGTTTGATCCTGGTCTTGCATCACCATTCCCTAAAGTGAAATctaccttaaccctttaactcctgtgagtaaccaagacagaatttctccttacaatagctATATACTATACATATATACACTATAtgaagcaaacaagtgatgaaattaaagaaaaatcttaatgaatggattattagttgatccaataccaaattttctaaactaacatcacaagatttgtatggcagacagtaaggagaattactgatgagatcttgggagttaaagggctaagtaAATTACAGGATGACTCATATTAATATTGTATCAACTTAAGGTGgctcaaaaattttatttttgctttttaactCCCTTTTTTCCATGGATTATTATTTTCACACGTTTTTATATGTTTCCTTGAAATTGGTAAATTCAGTAAATTGGTGATTCAGTAACCATTTTTAGCTACCTAAGGTTttgtaaattgcacaacagtGGTTTAAAACCCAAATAGGATAGAGTGAATGATCAACAAGCTTACAACAGAATGACCCTGCGCTATTTGTCAGAGTAAGTGTAATACTAATAAAAGTAAGAGATCTGTAATCTTAACTGTGGTTAAATACAAAGAAATCTCAAGCAAAAAAAGTCCCCCCCTTAATGGGGGTTCTCATCATACAGGCTTCGTCATATTCAGGGCAAGACTTGTAACTGTTACAAGTGTAACCATTACAGCATCAAAAAAGGTTGCTGTGGATATGCCTTATGTATCAAAATACCTTCAGAATCAGCAGCATGGAACTGGCATTATATGTGATTAACAATACTTTGAAATGTGTAATTCCCCAAGAATTGGACCAATATGCACAGCCATAGGCAGTCAAACTGGAGGCATGCTACACAGTTCTAAATGCACTGAAGGTTTTGAATTTAGTACTAATGGCCTAATCATGAAACAACTAGCTGATACACTGTCTACTAGTTCTTAATTTGGCCCTAGTGCAGACTTAGCTAAATACGACTATTTCTTGTATACTGATACATATTCAATCAATCACAGGTGTTTAAACATGTTATGAAGACTGGTGGTGACAACTGTACATTAACATCAAATGAAATTGACTTTGAAACTGAAGAACTTTTAGTTGGAAGCAAGGTACGCTTAGTGGTGAATGAGAACGTTATTATTCAGTTTGTCACTGCATGTGTTACTTAATTACAATCGACAAAATTCTGTTTTCAGTATTTTGCTGTTTTGCAATCATTAACTTCTTAAACGATCAATATGTTGTGGTTACAAACTAAATTGAGAGCCTAAAGGTCAGCTATATCACATAGTTTGACTAGTTTGTCCATCTTTGATATTTTAGATTAAGCTAGCTTTTGTGTGGGACATCAGCTACTCTTGTTAATTTTCTATCCCATTTCAgccttatttttcttttctgataaCCATCAGATgcaattacattttattttaagaaaacgGGAAATATTTTCGATTTTACGTTGTTGTGCGTTTGCTGAAGTGTGCTTTcaaacagttaatttttttaaagttgataaCGTTGGTAACCTCAATTACATAGGCCTGTGACTCCTAACAAGGATTTTACCGTTTGATAGGAATTTAAATACGAACAGTCTGTCAACTTGACGCCCCTTTATTACAAATGCTTGTATACACGCGACCAACTTGTATACCGACCCGTATGCGAGTTGACTTGTAGGTGAAAATGACTTGTAGGTGAGATAACTTGTGGGCGAGGGTGGACCAACCAAACCGTAGTTTACCGCGGTTTCTGTACCATGATGCAAGTGCAAACATTGCTTGAATCCTCATCGATAGGGGCTAACTCGTGACAGATTAACTCTCCGCTATTTTGACCTTTTCTAATGGAGGAAGAGCTACTTTTGCTGTATGCATGGGTCCAAGGGCAGGAAAGGGATTAATTGCACGAGGATTTTCGAAGTTCTTAAAAAATTACCCTAAGGCAATTTGTAGAACTGTGAGGTGAAATTAATCTTTA from Pocillopora verrucosa isolate sample1 chromosome 1, ASM3666991v2, whole genome shotgun sequence includes:
- the LOC131772214 gene encoding tripartite motif-containing protein 3-like, translated to MATAAPTGSSSKETTNYARLCRLLVDVGTQALRDTFDAIHPPANLHTILTANKTMLQSLRKRKVINATQWGMLFPAIPSSVSSANFDITLLMVLLRNVCSLHPPTTGWDTLPAVTDVSHAADIARVKYYRNTVYGHAECASIDDATFNTYWGDIRNTLVRIGGAKYKVDIDNLETECMDPEVEEHCKELLSQWKKDEENVKAKLDEVIKKLDDLKTSSLPQRKEFAIEGKSTVLEELSEDSAMCKEKGHETEPLDGYCNNCKVSICDRCGETRHIHHTKVNLQQATEEEKLKLEETVEQVKMQIVDLEVEIKTTTELFTVCKEKIAKARKDVGTTVEELIRVLKEHERSILTELDLIEKAQQRDYLTQLEQLQASVRELKGSVRNCEEILHKNVCVETVQAQQAEIERSKGVLTALKLDIYRPCHLCYGADKDYIENLTGKAPGEVLVTKTDPSRSILRWHYERKFRAGKYTPFDIVTCDSRGWECYYQEIDEIKVTVQTPTGMDLDLKYMSYCQGTYTYHYRPLCDGEHKVTVLINSQPLSGSPWTLRASPYEYSSFKLFGTARFEEPCAVAIDKRTENLALADRKKQRVQLFSRNLEYLTELGQNGPAAIKLKNITSLAFTHSGDVIVVASGSVICFTISGEFTGCINNKTLNSPFSLTIALDGCMIVCDTGDKSVKVLSPDGTEMLQSFSALDCDNSPWEAVCFQDMFFVSYPTAGCVKTFNNDGDFLYDIGNGGEGQLSKPRGLAVDVFGNLIVCDEGNKALNVYKPDGTFVKSIKSHLVGCPCSIAVYPSIELVQMIVSDLEKKSFIRVL
- the LOC131772218 gene encoding uncharacterized protein, translated to MTNVELEGLVYLCFFDDGSWFQGTLLTRDKKQYGVMGEACGPPEEGFAECCFEEEPLFYMITIIDQQDDEEMVFKHVMKTGGDNCTLTSNEIDFETEELLVGSKASNHVNKYCRSELKGKESIVCSGHMTIHRNVEQD